One genomic region from Vannielia litorea encodes:
- a CDS encoding transporter substrate-binding domain-containing protein — protein sequence MALRLALALVAAGLGASAGAAAQEVRIGTEGAFPPYTYRDRAGELRGFDIELGNEICRRSGLDCAWVVNDWESLLPNLVAGKYDVAMAGMAVTTERAKMVAFSLGYEVGSNAASAVLMQTGASTSDAPHVAVQRATIHEDWARSMGYRVSTYPSLVAAVEALFDGRVDEVVGPQAFLEGVARNGGGRVEIAELFGIPSGDTAAAFRKEDRALRETFDSAIAEMLADGSISAMAEKWFQAGDGTE from the coding sequence ATGGCGCTGCGCCTTGCATTGGCGCTGGTGGCGGCGGGCCTCGGAGCGAGCGCCGGGGCCGCGGCGCAGGAGGTGCGGATCGGCACCGAGGGCGCCTTTCCGCCCTATACCTATCGCGACCGGGCGGGCGAGCTGCGGGGCTTCGACATCGAGCTGGGCAACGAGATCTGCCGCCGCAGCGGGCTGGATTGCGCATGGGTGGTGAACGACTGGGAGAGCCTGCTGCCCAACCTCGTGGCCGGAAAATACGATGTGGCGATGGCCGGGATGGCGGTGACCACCGAGCGCGCCAAGATGGTCGCCTTTTCGCTGGGCTACGAGGTCGGCAGCAACGCGGCCTCCGCCGTGCTGATGCAGACCGGCGCCTCGACTTCGGACGCGCCGCATGTGGCGGTGCAGCGGGCAACAATTCACGAGGATTGGGCCCGCAGCATGGGCTACCGGGTCAGCACCTACCCCTCGCTGGTCGCCGCCGTGGAGGCGCTGTTCGACGGGCGGGTGGACGAGGTGGTGGGACCGCAGGCCTTTCTGGAAGGTGTGGCCCGCAATGGTGGCGGGCGGGTGGAGATTGCCGAGCTGTTCGGCATCCCCTCGGGCGACACCGCCGCCGCCTTCCGCAAGGAGGATCGCGCCCTGCGCGAGACATTCGATTCCGCGATTGCGGAGATGCTGGCCGATGGCAGCATCTCCGCGATGGCCGAAAAGTGGTTCCAGGCCGGGGACGGCACGGAATGA
- a CDS encoding ABC transporter ATP-binding protein, which produces MIEIRGLHKAYGSLEVLKGVDMAARKGEVVSLIGSSGSGKSTLLRCANLLEDSQQGEILFKGEPVRWKGEAAHRRPADAKQVLRIRTNLSMVFQQFNLWSHMTILQNVMEAPVTVLKRDRAEVEAAARSYLAKVGIGDKADVYPAQLSGGQQQRAAIARALAMEPEALLFDEPTSALDPELEQEVVKVIKSLAEEGRTMILVTHDMRMARDVSDHLMFLHQGLVEEEGAPAELFGAPKSERLRSFLSHSGEMA; this is translated from the coding sequence GTGATTGAGATCAGAGGCCTGCACAAGGCCTATGGCAGCCTTGAGGTGCTCAAGGGGGTGGATATGGCGGCCCGCAAGGGGGAGGTCGTCTCGCTCATCGGGTCGTCGGGATCGGGCAAATCCACGCTTCTGCGCTGCGCCAACCTGCTGGAAGACAGCCAGCAGGGGGAGATCCTGTTCAAGGGGGAGCCGGTGCGGTGGAAGGGCGAGGCGGCGCATCGCCGCCCGGCCGATGCCAAGCAGGTGCTGCGCATCCGCACCAACCTGAGCATGGTGTTTCAGCAGTTCAACCTGTGGTCCCACATGACGATCCTGCAGAACGTGATGGAGGCGCCGGTGACGGTGCTGAAGCGCGACCGCGCCGAGGTGGAGGCCGCCGCGCGGAGCTATCTGGCCAAGGTCGGGATCGGCGACAAGGCCGATGTGTACCCCGCCCAGCTTTCGGGCGGGCAGCAGCAGCGGGCCGCGATTGCGCGGGCGCTGGCGATGGAGCCGGAGGCGCTGCTCTTCGACGAGCCGACGAGTGCGCTGGACCCGGAGCTGGAGCAGGAGGTGGTGAAGGTCATCAAGAGCCTCGCCGAAGAGGGCCGCACGATGATCCTTGTCACCCACGACATGCGGATGGCCCGCGATGTGAGCGACCATCTGATGTTTCTGCACCAAGGTCTGGTGGAGGAAGAAGGCGCGCCGGCCGAGCTGTTCGGTGCGCCCAAATCGGAGCGGCTGCGCAGCTTCCTGTCGCATTCCGGCGAGATGGCCTGA
- a CDS encoding PhnD/SsuA/transferrin family substrate-binding protein: protein MLRAGLPMYLRPETAPALERFWQIIREGLIARGAALAKDLPDALEAPESLWSLWESPELILGQSCSLPYRGRLRGKVEYVTTLDHALPGCPAGHYNSVVVTRPGGVPEGVLAYNSRNSQSGWATAREVMAAGRASASGVLSTGAHVASVQAVAEGRADWACIDAQTWAMLQDWEPAAGRLEERFRTAPTPGLPLICAPGQNASEIAAAVEEAVQLLDEEARQTLGVQGAVRLGAAAYLDMPIPEAPAA, encoded by the coding sequence ATGCTTCGCGCCGGGTTGCCGATGTATCTGCGCCCTGAGACGGCGCCTGCGCTGGAGCGGTTCTGGCAGATCATCCGCGAGGGGCTGATTGCCCGTGGCGCCGCGCTGGCGAAGGATCTGCCCGATGCGCTGGAAGCCCCCGAGAGCCTGTGGTCCCTGTGGGAATCGCCCGAGCTGATCCTCGGGCAGAGTTGCTCGCTGCCCTACCGGGGGCGGCTGAGGGGCAAGGTTGAATACGTCACCACGCTGGATCACGCGCTGCCGGGCTGCCCGGCGGGGCATTACAACTCGGTCGTGGTGACGCGGCCGGGCGGGGTGCCGGAGGGTGTGCTGGCCTACAACAGCCGCAACTCGCAATCGGGCTGGGCGACGGCGCGGGAAGTGATGGCTGCAGGCCGGGCCAGCGCAAGCGGCGTGCTCTCGACCGGGGCGCATGTGGCCTCGGTGCAGGCGGTGGCCGAGGGCCGCGCCGACTGGGCCTGCATCGACGCGCAGACATGGGCGATGCTGCAAGACTGGGAGCCTGCGGCGGGGCGGCTCGAAGAGCGCTTTCGCACCGCGCCCACCCCCGGGCTGCCGCTGATCTGCGCGCCGGGGCAGAACGCCTCAGAAATCGCCGCTGCGGTCGAGGAGGCGGTTCAGCTGCTCGACGAGGAGGCCCGGCAAACCCTTGGGGTGCAAGGCGCGGTGCGGCTCGGGGCGGCGGCCTATCTGGATATGCCTATTCCTGAGGCACCTGCCGCCTGA
- a CDS encoding TerB family tellurite resistance protein, with protein MFADLIKRLTGETDTQPSDVDPRVAFPALLVRVARADGEYAEVERDMIRGITQHWIGGSPFEAAEVLRQAEELEAGASDTVRFTRAIKDSTALEQRRGVIGEIWRVVLADGRRDEEEDALMRLIANLLGVNDRDSNMARKAVEHKR; from the coding sequence ATGTTTGCAGATCTCATCAAGCGCCTGACCGGCGAGACCGATACCCAGCCCAGCGATGTGGACCCGAGGGTGGCCTTTCCGGCGCTTCTGGTGCGGGTCGCGCGGGCCGATGGCGAATATGCCGAGGTGGAGCGCGACATGATCCGCGGCATCACCCAGCACTGGATCGGCGGCTCGCCCTTCGAGGCGGCAGAGGTGCTGCGGCAGGCTGAAGAGCTGGAGGCCGGGGCCTCGGACACGGTGCGCTTTACCCGCGCGATCAAGGACAGCACGGCGCTGGAGCAGCGGCGCGGGGTGATCGGGGAGATCTGGCGCGTGGTGCTGGCCGACGGGCGGCGCGACGAGGAAGAGGACGCGCTGATGCGGCTCATCGCCAACCTGCTGGGTGTGAATGATCGCGACAGCAACATGGCCCGCAAGGCCGTGGAGCATAAGCGCTAG
- a CDS encoding TerB family tellurite resistance protein → MFTEFLHRLTGTAKAADKVLPELDSRLALAALLVRMAKSDHTYLASEIGRIDKFLSQRFGLNPVEAAKLRATAEKLEHQAPETEVFTALIRDAVSYNERVEVLDALWQVVMADGEEKPEEAEMIGFAAGALGVAEADAAALEARYMP, encoded by the coding sequence ATGTTCACCGAGTTCCTGCACAGGCTGACAGGTACGGCGAAGGCTGCTGACAAGGTGCTGCCGGAGCTCGACTCGCGGCTGGCGCTGGCGGCGTTGCTGGTGCGGATGGCCAAGAGCGACCACACCTATCTGGCCAGCGAGATCGGGCGGATCGACAAGTTCCTTTCACAAAGGTTCGGGCTGAACCCGGTGGAGGCGGCCAAGCTGCGGGCGACGGCGGAGAAGCTGGAGCATCAGGCGCCGGAGACCGAGGTGTTCACCGCGCTCATTCGCGATGCGGTGAGCTACAACGAGCGCGTCGAGGTGCTGGATGCGCTTTGGCAGGTGGTGATGGCCGATGGCGAGGAGAAGCCGGAGGAGGCCGAGATGATCGGCTTTGCCGCCGGGGCGCTGGGCGTGGCCGAGGCGGATGCCGCGGCGCTCGAGGCGCGATACATGCCCTGA
- a CDS encoding CTP synthase, with protein MARFIFITGGVVSSLGKGLASAAMGALLQARGYSVRLRKLDPYLNVDPGTMSPFEHGEVFVTDDGAETDLDLGHYERFTGVAARQTDSVSSGRIYSNVLEKERRGDYLGKTIQVIPHVTNEIKDFISIGEDEVDFMLCEIGGTVGDIEGLPFFEAIRQFAQDKPRGQCIFMHLTLLPFIKASGELKTKPTQHSVKELRSIGLAPDILVCRGEGAIPQKEREKLALFCNVRPDSVIAAPDLKSIYEAPLAYHREGLDQAVLDAFQISPAPRPNLSRWEDVYDRIHKTDGEVKVAIVGKYTQLEDAYKSIAEALTHGGMANRVKVKIEWVDAELFDREDAAPHLEGFHAILVPGGFGERGTEGKIKAAQFARERKVPYLGICLGMQMAVIEAARNLAGVEKAGSEEFDHEAGKKRFEPVVYHLKEWVQGNEKVKRKKTDAKGGTMRLGAYDAVLKGGSKVAEIYGSTAIDERHRHRYEVDIAYKDKLEESGLAFSGMSPDGRLPEIVEVKDHPWFIGVQFHPELKSKPFAPHPLFADFVRAAVENSRLV; from the coding sequence ATGGCACGTTTCATCTTCATCACCGGCGGTGTGGTCTCTTCTCTCGGGAAAGGCCTCGCCTCGGCGGCCATGGGGGCGCTGTTGCAGGCGCGAGGCTACTCGGTGCGGCTGCGCAAGCTGGACCCTTACCTGAACGTCGATCCGGGCACGATGAGCCCGTTCGAGCACGGCGAGGTCTTCGTGACCGACGATGGCGCCGAGACCGACCTCGACCTTGGCCATTATGAGCGCTTCACCGGGGTTGCGGCGCGGCAGACGGATTCGGTGAGTTCGGGGCGGATTTACTCGAACGTGCTGGAGAAGGAGCGCCGGGGCGACTACCTGGGCAAGACCATTCAGGTCATTCCGCACGTCACCAACGAGATCAAGGATTTCATCTCGATCGGCGAGGATGAGGTGGATTTCATGCTCTGCGAGATCGGCGGCACGGTGGGCGACATCGAGGGCTTGCCATTCTTCGAGGCAATCCGGCAGTTCGCGCAGGACAAGCCGCGCGGGCAGTGCATCTTCATGCATCTGACGCTGCTGCCCTTCATCAAGGCCAGCGGTGAGCTGAAGACCAAGCCGACGCAGCACTCGGTGAAGGAGCTGCGGAGCATCGGGCTGGCGCCGGATATTCTGGTGTGTCGCGGCGAGGGCGCCATTCCGCAGAAGGAGCGCGAGAAGCTGGCGTTGTTCTGCAACGTGCGGCCCGACAGCGTGATCGCGGCGCCGGACCTCAAGAGCATCTATGAAGCGCCACTGGCCTATCACCGCGAAGGGCTGGATCAGGCGGTGCTGGATGCTTTCCAGATCTCCCCTGCCCCGCGCCCCAACCTCAGCCGTTGGGAGGATGTTTACGACCGCATCCACAAGACCGACGGCGAGGTAAAGGTGGCCATTGTGGGCAAATACACCCAGCTTGAGGATGCCTATAAGTCCATCGCCGAGGCGCTGACTCATGGCGGCATGGCGAACCGGGTGAAGGTGAAGATCGAATGGGTCGATGCCGAGCTGTTCGACCGCGAGGACGCCGCGCCGCATCTGGAGGGGTTCCACGCGATCCTCGTCCCGGGCGGTTTTGGCGAGCGCGGGACGGAAGGCAAGATCAAGGCGGCGCAGTTCGCGCGGGAGCGGAAGGTGCCTTACCTCGGGATTTGCCTTGGCATGCAGATGGCGGTGATCGAGGCCGCGCGCAACCTTGCGGGCGTCGAGAAGGCGGGCAGCGAGGAGTTTGACCACGAGGCCGGGAAGAAGCGGTTCGAGCCGGTTGTCTATCACCTCAAGGAGTGGGTGCAGGGCAACGAGAAGGTGAAGCGCAAGAAAACCGACGCCAAGGGCGGCACGATGCGGCTGGGCGCCTATGACGCGGTTCTGAAGGGCGGCAGCAAGGTGGCCGAGATTTACGGCAGCACGGCGATCGACGAGCGCCACCGGCACCGCTACGAGGTGGATATTGCCTATAAGGACAAGCTCGAGGAGAGCGGGCTGGCGTTTTCGGGGATGAGCCCGGATGGCCGGTTGCCCGAGATCGTCGAGGTGAAGGATCATCCGTGGTTCATCGGGGTGCAGTTTCACCCCGAGCTGAAGTCGAAGCCCTTTGCGCCGCATCCGCTGTTTGCCGATTTCGTGCGCGCGGCGGTGGAGAATTCGCGGCTGGTCTGA
- the secG gene encoding preprotein translocase subunit SecG has product MENVLLIVHLILALCLIGVVLLQRSEGGMGSMGGGGGGGGVMTGRAAATAMAKLTWIFAIAFICTSIALTILAAADAGSSSVVDRITDTGGDDAPAGDGALPAGEDLLPPSADGDAPLVPQAAD; this is encoded by the coding sequence ATGGAAAACGTCCTCCTCATCGTCCACCTGATTCTGGCGCTCTGCCTGATCGGCGTGGTGCTGCTTCAGCGGTCCGAGGGGGGCATGGGCTCCATGGGCGGCGGCGGTGGCGGCGGCGGTGTGATGACCGGGCGTGCGGCGGCAACGGCGATGGCCAAGCTGACGTGGATCTTTGCGATTGCCTTCATCTGCACCTCGATCGCGCTGACCATTCTGGCCGCGGCAGATGCCGGATCGTCCTCTGTGGTTGACCGGATCACCGACACCGGTGGCGACGACGCTCCGGCGGGCGACGGTGCCCTGCCCGCAGGCGAAGACCTGCTTCCGCCTTCGGCGGATGGCGATGCGCCTCTGGTGCCGCAAGCCGCCGACTAA
- a CDS encoding GNAT family N-acetyltransferase codes for MPITIRPACFKDARALARVQVAAWHATYSGMVPDAMLAATTLERKQEIWSRLLTEEEAPTSRCRTLLCTAGAAGEVEGFIRIGPQRTARFLSQWPGEIQILYIHPAAQGQGRGRTLLAAGAGLLNAAGLVPATLWVMSANTRARRFYERLGGAYLEEQTVPVQHESFDEVAYGWHDLSSLAAACAED; via the coding sequence ATGCCCATCACGATCCGCCCTGCCTGTTTCAAAGATGCCCGCGCGCTGGCGCGGGTGCAGGTCGCCGCATGGCACGCCACATACTCCGGCATGGTGCCCGATGCGATGCTCGCCGCCACCACACTGGAGCGCAAGCAGGAGATCTGGTCGCGCCTCCTGACCGAGGAGGAGGCCCCGACCAGCCGCTGCCGCACCCTGCTCTGCACGGCAGGCGCGGCGGGCGAGGTCGAGGGTTTCATCCGCATCGGCCCCCAGCGCACCGCGCGCTTTCTGTCCCAATGGCCCGGCGAGATCCAAATCCTCTACATCCACCCCGCCGCGCAGGGGCAGGGCAGGGGCCGCACGCTCCTCGCCGCCGGGGCAGGGCTGCTGAACGCGGCGGGGCTCGTCCCCGCAACCCTCTGGGTCATGAGCGCCAACACCCGCGCCCGCCGCTTCTACGAACGCCTCGGCGGTGCGTATCTCGAAGAGCAAACCGTGCCCGTCCAGCACGAGAGCTTCGACGAGGTCGCCTATGGCTGGCACGACCTTTCCTCCCTCGCCGCCGCCTGCGCCGAAGATTGA
- a CDS encoding adenylosuccinate synthase, producing the protein MANVVVVGAQWGDEGKGKIVDWLSERADVICRFQGGHNAGHTLVIDGEVFKLHALPSGVVRSGKLSVIGNGVVLDPWHLIKEIETIRGQGVEITPETLMIAENTPLILPFHGELDRARESQNSVAKIGTTGRGIGPAYEDKVGRRVIRVADLADAATLELRVDRALVHHNALRSGLGLEAIDRDALIAQLKEIAPKILQFAAPVWKVLNEKRKAGKRILFEGAQGALLDIDFGTYPFVTSSNVIAGQAATGVGMGPGAVNYVLGIVKAYTTRVGEGPFPTELHDEDGQRLGERGHEFGTTTGRKRRCGWFDAALVRQTCAISGINGICLTKLDVLDGFDTLKICVGYELDGKRLDYLPTAADEQARCQPIYEEMPGWSESTEGARSWNDLPAGAIKYVKRVEELIECPVALLSTSPEREDTILVTDPFSD; encoded by the coding sequence ATGGCCAATGTTGTCGTCGTCGGCGCCCAGTGGGGTGACGAGGGAAAAGGCAAGATCGTCGACTGGCTCTCGGAGCGGGCCGATGTCATCTGCCGCTTCCAGGGCGGGCACAACGCAGGCCACACGCTGGTGATCGACGGCGAGGTGTTCAAGCTGCACGCGCTGCCCTCCGGCGTGGTGCGCTCGGGCAAGCTCTCGGTCATCGGCAACGGTGTCGTGCTGGACCCGTGGCACCTGATCAAAGAAATCGAGACGATCCGGGGCCAGGGTGTCGAGATCACCCCCGAGACCCTGATGATCGCCGAGAACACCCCGCTCATCCTGCCGTTCCACGGCGAGCTGGACCGTGCGCGTGAAAGCCAGAACTCCGTCGCCAAGATCGGCACCACCGGGCGCGGCATCGGCCCGGCCTACGAAGACAAGGTGGGCCGCCGTGTCATCCGTGTGGCCGACCTCGCCGACGCGGCCACGCTCGAACTCCGGGTCGACCGCGCACTGGTCCACCACAACGCGCTGCGCTCCGGGCTAGGGCTCGAGGCCATCGACCGCGATGCGCTGATCGCCCAGCTCAAGGAAATCGCGCCCAAGATCCTGCAGTTCGCCGCTCCGGTCTGGAAGGTGCTGAACGAGAAGCGCAAGGCGGGCAAACGCATCCTCTTCGAAGGTGCCCAAGGCGCGCTGCTCGATATCGACTTCGGCACCTACCCCTTCGTGACCTCCTCCAACGTGATCGCCGGTCAGGCGGCCACCGGGGTCGGCATGGGGCCCGGCGCGGTCAACTACGTGCTCGGCATCGTCAAGGCCTACACCACCCGCGTCGGCGAGGGGCCGTTCCCGACCGAGCTGCATGACGAAGACGGCCAGCGCCTCGGCGAGCGCGGCCACGAGTTCGGCACCACCACCGGGCGCAAGCGTCGCTGCGGCTGGTTCGATGCAGCCCTGGTGCGCCAGACCTGCGCGATCTCGGGCATCAACGGCATCTGCCTGACCAAGCTCGACGTGCTCGATGGCTTCGACACGCTGAAAATCTGCGTCGGCTACGAACTCGACGGCAAACGGCTGGATTATCTGCCCACCGCCGCCGATGAGCAGGCCCGTTGCCAGCCGATCTATGAGGAGATGCCCGGCTGGTCGGAATCGACCGAGGGCGCCCGCTCGTGGAACGACCTGCCCGCAGGCGCGATCAAATACGTCAAGCGCGTCGAAGAGCTGATCGAATGCCCCGTGGCGCTGCTCTCCACCTCGCCCGAACGCGAGGATACCATCCTCGTCACCGATCCGTTCTCGGACTGA
- a CDS encoding DUF2842 domain-containing protein gives MALSYKARRRWSLVILLVGLPLYIAFAWWITSLLPDLPVLVELLVFIVLGVAWTIPVRKVFYGVGKEDPDA, from the coding sequence ATGGCACTCAGCTACAAGGCGCGCCGCCGCTGGTCGCTGGTGATCCTGCTGGTCGGGCTCCCGCTCTACATCGCCTTCGCATGGTGGATCACCAGCCTGCTGCCCGACCTGCCTGTGCTGGTCGAGCTGCTGGTCTTCATCGTTCTCGGCGTCGCCTGGACGATCCCGGTGCGCAAGGTGTTCTACGGCGTCGGCAAGGAAGACCCCGACGCCTGA